Genomic segment of Bacteroides stercoris ATCC 43183:
TCTAATTTTATTGCATATATATTCTATATTTTTTGCTCTATTTTTCCATGAGATTTTTTCCGCTAATTGCCTATTAGCGTACCCCATGGTCTTTAAATCGCTATAAGGTATATCTTTAATTTCTTGTAAAATTTTTAATATCGAGTATTTATTGTATTCTACTATAAAAAAACCTTTTTCATTTTTTACAAAATCAATTATATCACCATAAGGTGACAATATAACGGGCTTCCCAAATGCTAAATAATCACCTAATTTATTAGGCCATCCAGCTTTAGAAACATTGTTGTCATCTAATAATTGCAAAAACACATCTATATCTTTTAAGGTAGAAACATCTTTAGAATAATCTAACCATCCTCTATATTCAGCAATTTCAGACAATCCTAATTGATTCCACTTTTCGTTTGAGATAGTATTCCCATATAGAATCAACCTGTAACTGTTTTTAACATTTTCACATTTCAATGCTTCTATAAACGGAGCTATCAAATCAATTTCGTGATTATTAATGCCAATGTATGCTATATTTATTTTTCGTTTTTCAACAGATGAATAGGATGGATATAACGGCTTTACATCTTTCACTATAGACCCACCAGGAACAATAAAAATTTTTTCTGAGTCAATTCCATTTTCAACAGCCCTATCTTTCATAAAAGTAGATAATACGACTATAGCATCAGCTTTTCTTTTATCGTTGAGTTCATTATAGCATTCCAGTCTACCGTATGTTAACCTAAACAATCTACTTTTCTTTTTAATATAACCTCCTTTACCAAAGAAATCCCACCACTCAGAAATATAAACAGAATGATAAATAAATCTATTTAATTTACAAGGTAAGGAAGTAAATCTATGTCCACAATCTGCTATACATATTTCAAATTTATGGAACATCGAGTATATCAATCCAAATAAAGTACTCCAAATAGCAAAACCTGAGGATTTCATTTTGGCAGGAAAAAAGTCTGGTAGTACTTTTATTTTAACACCTTGATAGATAATAGTATTTATCTTAAAGAATGAACATTTAGGATTGATTGTTAATAAGGTCACATCATGTCCTAAATCTGCTAATCCTTGTGCCATATAAAAGGTTCGTCCCCATCCATTTTTTCCTTTCATGCCATGATGAGAATAAAGAACTTTCATTATTTATTGATGATTTAGGTAAAATTCTTAATTATTTTCTCCATATCATTTTATTGACAACGCCGGTGTAACTTTGGATGAGTTTAACGGTCTTTGTTGATACGTTCTCATCAACATAGTTTGGCACTGGAATGCCGTTATCTTGATTCTTGTTCATCTCTACGGCTGTATCAACCGCCTGAAGCAATGATTTTTCGTCAATGCCTGCCAATATGAAGCATGCCTTGTCGAGGGCTTCCGGACGCTCTGTGCTCGTGCGGATGCAGATTGCCGGGAACGAATGGCCTACTGATGTGAAGAATGAACTCTCCTCTGGCAATGTTCCACTGTCGCTGACAACGGCAAATGCGTTCATCTGGAGACAGTTATAATCATGAAATCCGAGAGGCTCGTGCTGAATTACTCTTTTGTCTAATTGGAATCCGTTTGCGGCAAGGCGTTTGCGGCTTCTTGGGTGGCAACTATAAAGCACCGGCATATCGTACTTCTCTGCCATCGCATTGATTGCCCGGAACAATGAAGTGAAGTTCTTTTCTGAGTCGATATTCTCCTCACGGTGGGCGCTAAGAAGGATATATTTGCCCTTTTCAAGGCCGAGACGGTTATGAATGTCGCTTGCCTCAATCTCTTCAAGATTATTATGAAGGACTTCCGCCATTGGTGAACCGGTAACGTATGTCCTCTCCTTCGGCAATCCGCATTCTGCAAGATAGCGGCGAGCATGCTCGCTATAGGCAAGGTTGACGTCACTGATGATATCGACGATACGGCGGTTTGTCTCTTCCGGAAGGTTCTCATCCTTGCATCTATTACCTGCTTCCATGTGGAAGATAGGTATGTGCAGACGCTTTGCTCCGATAACTGACAGGCATGAGTTTGTATCGCCAAGAACAAGTACAGCATCGGGCTTTACCTGCGACATGAGTTTATAGGAAGCACTTATGATATTTCCCATTGTTGAACCGAGGTCATCGCCAACGGCATCCATATACACTTCTGGTTCTTTCAACTTCAGGTCTTTGAAAAAGATGCCGTTCAAGTTATAGTCATAGTTCTGGCCTGTATGAGCAAGGATTGTGTCGAAATAGATGCGGCACTTACTGATAACGGCTGCAAGGCGGATAATTTCAGGTCTTGTTCCTACAATTATCAAAAGTTTCAACTTGCCGTTTTCCGCAAATTTTATATCTGAATAGTCAGTTTTTAATTCCATAATATTTTATTTTGTCATTGTATTTTTAGGAGTAAGTGGTGTGTACGGTCCATCCTTAACTTCAAAGATTACCGTTCCGCTTTCAAGGACCTCAATCGTATGCCATTGACCGATAGGAATCTGAACGCCGTAACATCCTTTCAAGGGGTCAAGTTCACGGCTTTCTTCCAACTGACCATCTTCACCGTAAAACAGCACGTTGATTCTACCGCGTAGAACGAAATACGTTTCTGCAGTATGGGTATGGCGGTGAATCGGCAAATCGGTTCCGGGTTCCATAGCGTTCATCAGTCTCTGCGCCTTTGCCTCAAGACTGTCATGCAGATTGTAGTTCATCCGCAAACGGGGACTCGCCTTTGCCTGTGCCGTTACCCCGTCAAGCAATTCTTTGTCGATAACCAACATAACCTGCTATTTTACTACTTTATCGAAATAAGTATCTGGGCGGTTCGGGTCAAAGCACTCGTTACACCAAATCAGAGTTACAAGATTCTCTGTTTCTGAAAGGTTTACAATGTTATGAGTGTATCCCGGGATAGTCTCAACAACCTCGATTTTATCGCCGGAAACCTCAAAATTGACGACCTCGTCTGAATCGACCTTACGCATCTGAATAAGGCCGTGACCGCTGACTACAACGAATTTCTCCACCTTTGTATGGTGCCAGTGCTCACCTTTGGTAATACCCGGTTTGGATATATTCACCGCAACCTGACCACGATCGGCTGTCCTGATAAATTCAGTAAAACTGCCGCGCTCGTCGACGTTCATTTTCAAAGGATACGCAAAACGCTCCTTCGGCAGATAAGTAAGGTATGTTGAATAGAGTTTCTTAGCCAAACCGTCGCCCATATCTGCAACGCCGAGATTTGCTGGCATATCCTTAAACGAGCGGATAATCTCAACAATCTCGCCAAGTGTGCGGGTATGAGTGACTGGAACTTCACAGAAGTTTTCATTGCAATGCTCGTTGCCGTTAAGTGCCGCTATCATCTCATCAACAACGTCGTCTATATAAACAAGATTCATAACAATGCTCGGGTCATTGACGCTAATAGGAAGATCATTCGCTATATTGTTGCAGAAAGTTGCAATGGCACTATTATAGTTTGGACGACACCACTTTCCGAAAACGTTCGGGAAGCGGTAGACAAGCACTTTCGCTCCAGTTTCCGCCGAATATTCAAACATCAACTGCTCGCCAGCACGCTTCGACTCACCGTAAGGATTGTCAAGAACCGCCTGAATAGATGATGAAATCATAACAGGGCAAGTGTTTCCATACTTCTTCAAAGTGTCAAGAAGCACCGACGCAAAGCCGAAATTGCCCTTCAGAAACTCAGAATTGTCCTTCGGGCGGTTAACACCGGCAAGATTGAAAACAAAGTCTGCATTCTTGCAATATTCCTCAAGGTCGGCAGGGTCACTGTCAATATCATATTCATAAACGGCCAAGTCCTCACTGTCAATGCCGTAATTGCGAGCTTTGCCATCGCGGATATTGTAAAGTTGCGAAACAAGATTTCGACCGACAAAGCCCTTGGCTCCGGTAACTAATATTTTCATTGAGATAAAATTTAATTATGATGGAAAAGAAAGATAATGTCTTCCTGTGTGTAAAAGATTTCCTATTGGTGATTTCTCAATAGCGGGAACACTTTGAATAATTGTTCCCCCCCCAAAAAAAAAATACTTTGCGAAGTCGATGGCAACGCAGTAGATTGCCGGTTTTCACACACCGGCTATTCGGAACGGATTTCGCGCGCCTTTGCCTTCTCAATCAAGCCCAAATCCTCCTGAATAAAGCGCAGACGCATCAACTGCTTCTTCATACCCTCAACATCAAGGCGCTGAGTATTGTGGCTATGATAATCCTCAATACGAGAAACCACCTCATCACCCTCAGAGAAGAACTTGTCATAATTTAAGTCACGGTTATCACAAGGAATACGGTAATAATTGCCCATATCAATAGCCTTAGCCATCTCCTCGCGAGTGACAAGAGTCTCATAAAGTTTCTCACCGTGGCGAGTACCAATAACGCGAACCTCAGTATCTCCATATTTCGGATCAACCTTAGAATATATTTCCTTCAGTGCGGTAGCAAGAGTCTCCAAAGTAGCGGCAGGAGCCTTTTGGACAAAAAGATCACCATTATGACCATGGGTAAACGCGTATATAACCAAGTCAACAGCATCATCAAGAGTCATCATAAAGCGGGTCATATTCGGATCAGTGATAGTAATAGGATTACCCTCTATCATCTGCTCAACCCACAAAGGGATAACAGAACCGCGGCTTGCCATAACGTTACCATAACGAGTACAACAAATGGTAGTAGCCGCACCCTCGCCAAGTTCACGACCCTTAGCAATCGCAACCTTCTCCATAAGTGCTTTGCTGATACCCATAGCATTGATAGGATAAGCTGCCTTATCAGTAGAAAGGACCACAACATTTTTTACCCCATGCTCGATAGCAGAAAGAAGAACGTTTCCAGTACCGAGAACATTAGTGCGAGTAGCCTCCATAGGGAAAAACTCACAACTCGGCACCTGCTTGAGAGCGGCGGCGGCAAAAACGTAGTCAACACCACGCATAGCAATATCTACAGAAGTCTTGTTGCGGACATTACCGATATAGAACTTCACCTTAGAATTCTGCAAGCGGTGACGCATATCGTCCTGCTTCTTCTCATCACGACTGAAAATTCTGATTTCCTTGATGTCGCTGTCAAGAAAACGACGTAGCACAGCATTCCCAAAGGAACCCGTACCGCCTGTAATTAACAGGACTTTGTCTTTGAATACTGACATACTATTTATAATGATTTTAAAAATTTATGCATCTTTTCTCCAGCAGATATATGAGAATACGATTGCTCTATTAGCATTTTCCCTTTTTTAGCAACAGCTAATGCTTTCTCATAATTATCTATGATATATTTGAGCTTGTTAGCATAATCCAATGGCGATTCTGGTTTTGCAAAATACATATGTTCGCCATCCTTAAAGTATTTTGATGTTTCTCCAACATTGGTTGATAATACAGGAGTACCCGACATTAAATATTCTCCCAATTTAGTTGGGAATCCTCCGTCTGCACGAACAGTCACAGGTTGGGAGGAAACTAAAATGTCTGCTTCTGATAGAATCTTTGGAACATCATTATATTGAGCAAATCTAAAACTTGTGTTGTTTGCTAATCCCTCTTGCTCAATAATCCTTTCCAATATAGATTTATCTTTTAAATTTGGTTTTCCAAAAAGATACAAATGAACATCATAATTATCTCTTAGCAAGATAGATAAAGCGTACAAAATATTGTCTACATTATCTTTTGATAATTCCATATTTCCCATATAAATTAATTTCTTAGTTTTATTTATAGGCTTTTTTATTATATTATGGAATCGATTGACATCGGTAATGGATGAAATTATAATACCTGGATTGTCTGTGATTTTTTTATAATATTTCAATAAATTTTCGGTCATGGAAATATATCCTGAATATTTACTTAAAATAACACGATAAATCACTTCTTTCCAAAATGGTATTTTATTCTTTAATTTACCTCTAATAGGTGTTGGATACTCATCAAAAATAAAAATAAGTTTTCTCTTAAATAATATATTTAATACCCTCATATACAGCAGGCAAATGAGACTATCTGAGCTTATAATAAACACGTCATATCTTCTAATTTTATCTCTTTTATGTAATTTTACACCTAAGATAAAAAGAGAATAAATCATTTCATATGCATGGAATAGCTTATTACTAAATCGTTTGCTTCTGAATGAATAAAAATATGATATACAATTAAAAACGCCTTCATTATTATTATTCGCGTTAAAATTATTAGGTGCAATTGACCATACATCAACTTTATCACCACATTCTAATAAGCCCTTAGAATATGAGAAGATACGTGTTGTGGCTGCCATTCCATACGGAATAGGGTATTTACAAATAATGCCAATATTCATGTTTTATCAATTAAATTCTACGATATAAGGAGATAAAATTAACAAATAGAGTAGTATGTTATTTTCTATAGGATTACTAAAAAAACTAATACATACTACTAATAATGAAAGTGTAACAATAATAATTGACTGCCTATATTGATAGAAAAAATTACCAATCGAGTACATAAAAAAAGAGAATGCGAAAATACCCCATGTCACTAATGTGTTTCCCAAGCCATTAACAGTAACAATATGTTTCAAAGCCATATATGAAGTTGTATCTTGGACGCAACCCCAACCTATTGGAAACATCAAAAATTTATCCGTCAACAATTTGAAAGAAAGGATTCTATTGGCTTCATATAGTTTCCTGTAACCTTGATGGTGTACTATTCCCTTTTGTGCGGAGGATATAAATTCTTCGATTTTTGGAAGAAGGAAGTCTGCATTCATCAACCAACCTATTGAAAAAGCAGTACAGATAAGAATAAGTGCTTTTATATAAATATTTTGTCCTTTCAAAAGAAACAGTAGCAAAATGATAAAAAATGCCAAATATCCTGCTGTGGAAAATGTAGTTAAAAGGATTATAGTATATACCTTAATGTGTCTATTCAATTGAAAACCTTGTCGACATATATTATATGCAATCAAGATATTTAAAATCATCGCATATGCACCCGGTTCCCACATAAAACCACTATTCCTGAAGTTTCCATTACCCATATATGTAAAAAAGAAAGCATAGAAATAGTATTTCTGAGACTCCTTCTGATAAAAAATATCAGCGGTAAAAGGACGGAATACAGAAGTAAGGCTATTAAACATACTGGGAAAGAACAAGGATAAGATATAAAATATTGTAGAAATTAACGCCAGTTTATACAAAAATTGCTCATATTTATCCCAAAAGTTATCCTTGCAACAAGATAAACATAAATATGCAAGATAGATCAAAACAATTTTCCCTATAAAAGGAAAAAAATCTATATTTTTACCAAAATATAATGAGGATATTAGGTTTATTAAAATCCATCCACTTAATAAATAAAAAAGAATATTATTATATAAATTCTTATGATTTATAAAGCTATAAAGAGCTAATAATCCCACAACTATAATTCTAATAAAATCATTACTAGCAATGGACGATGCTCCTGATATCATCATAGTGAGAAAAACAAATATCGCTATTTCTAGCTTTGTAATAGAATTTACTTTACCCATATACTTCGTTTTCCTAAAAAAATATTTTTGATCTGTATCTTAGGCCAAATAGTATTGGCAAATGTTGATATAATAAGTGAAATAATTACTCCTTTTACACCCCAATAAGTACCAAGCAATAAAGCCAATGGA
This window contains:
- a CDS encoding glycosyltransferase; amino-acid sequence: MKVLYSHHGMKGKNGWGRTFYMAQGLADLGHDVTLLTINPKCSFFKINTIIYQGVKIKVLPDFFPAKMKSSGFAIWSTLFGLIYSMFHKFEICIADCGHRFTSLPCKLNRFIYHSVYISEWWDFFGKGGYIKKKSRLFRLTYGRLECYNELNDKRKADAIVVLSTFMKDRAVENGIDSEKIFIVPGGSIVKDVKPLYPSYSSVEKRKINIAYIGINNHEIDLIAPFIEALKCENVKNSYRLILYGNTISNEKWNQLGLSEIAEYRGWLDYSKDVSTLKDIDVFLQLLDDNNVSKAGWPNKLGDYLAFGKPVILSPYGDIIDFVKNEKGFFIVEYNKYSILKILQEIKDIPYSDLKTMGYANRQLAEKISWKNRAKNIEYICNKIRFNNETVKN
- the wecB gene encoding non-hydrolyzing UDP-N-acetylglucosamine 2-epimerase, yielding MELKTDYSDIKFAENGKLKLLIIVGTRPEIIRLAAVISKCRIYFDTILAHTGQNYDYNLNGIFFKDLKLKEPEVYMDAVGDDLGSTMGNIISASYKLMSQVKPDAVLVLGDTNSCLSVIGAKRLHIPIFHMEAGNRCKDENLPEETNRRIVDIISDVNLAYSEHARRYLAECGLPKERTYVTGSPMAEVLHNNLEEIEASDIHNRLGLEKGKYILLSAHREENIDSEKNFTSLFRAINAMAEKYDMPVLYSCHPRSRKRLAANGFQLDKRVIQHEPLGFHDYNCLQMNAFAVVSDSGTLPEESSFFTSVGHSFPAICIRTSTERPEALDKACFILAGIDEKSLLQAVDTAVEMNKNQDNGIPVPNYVDENVSTKTVKLIQSYTGVVNKMIWRK
- a CDS encoding WbuC family cupin fold metalloprotein, with protein sequence MLVIDKELLDGVTAQAKASPRLRMNYNLHDSLEAKAQRLMNAMEPGTDLPIHRHTHTAETYFVLRGRINVLFYGEDGQLEESRELDPLKGCYGVQIPIGQWHTIEVLESGTVIFEVKDGPYTPLTPKNTMTK
- a CDS encoding capsular polysaccharide biosynthesis protein CapF, giving the protein MKILVTGAKGFVGRNLVSQLYNIRDGKARNYGIDSEDLAVYEYDIDSDPADLEEYCKNADFVFNLAGVNRPKDNSEFLKGNFGFASVLLDTLKKYGNTCPVMISSSIQAVLDNPYGESKRAGEQLMFEYSAETGAKVLVYRFPNVFGKWCRPNYNSAIATFCNNIANDLPISVNDPSIVMNLVYIDDVVDEMIAALNGNEHCNENFCEVPVTHTRTLGEIVEIIRSFKDMPANLGVADMGDGLAKKLYSTYLTYLPKERFAYPLKMNVDERGSFTEFIRTADRGQVAVNISKPGITKGEHWHHTKVEKFVVVSGHGLIQMRKVDSDEVVNFEVSGDKIEVVETIPGYTHNIVNLSETENLVTLIWCNECFDPNRPDTYFDKVVK
- a CDS encoding polysaccharide biosynthesis protein, which gives rise to MSVFKDKVLLITGGTGSFGNAVLRRFLDSDIKEIRIFSRDEKKQDDMRHRLQNSKVKFYIGNVRNKTSVDIAMRGVDYVFAAAALKQVPSCEFFPMEATRTNVLGTGNVLLSAIEHGVKNVVVLSTDKAAYPINAMGISKALMEKVAIAKGRELGEGAATTICCTRYGNVMASRGSVIPLWVEQMIEGNPITITDPNMTRFMMTLDDAVDLVIYAFTHGHNGDLFVQKAPAATLETLATALKEIYSKVDPKYGDTEVRVIGTRHGEKLYETLVTREEMAKAIDMGNYYRIPCDNRDLNYDKFFSEGDEVVSRIEDYHSHNTQRLDVEGMKKQLMRLRFIQEDLGLIEKAKAREIRSE
- a CDS encoding glycosyltransferase — its product is MNIGIICKYPIPYGMAATTRIFSYSKGLLECGDKVDVWSIAPNNFNANNNNEGVFNCISYFYSFRSKRFSNKLFHAYEMIYSLFILGVKLHKRDKIRRYDVFIISSDSLICLLYMRVLNILFKRKLIFIFDEYPTPIRGKLKNKIPFWKEVIYRVILSKYSGYISMTENLLKYYKKITDNPGIIISSITDVNRFHNIIKKPINKTKKLIYMGNMELSKDNVDNILYALSILLRDNYDVHLYLFGKPNLKDKSILERIIEQEGLANNTSFRFAQYNDVPKILSEADILVSSQPVTVRADGGFPTKLGEYLMSGTPVLSTNVGETSKYFKDGEHMYFAKPESPLDYANKLKYIIDNYEKALAVAKKGKMLIEQSYSHISAGEKMHKFLKSL